The Alphaproteobacteria bacterium genome contains a region encoding:
- a CDS encoding ABC transporter substrate-binding protein, with amino-acid sequence MKRGVNRRTVLAGAGAAATAAASGVRIARAADPVKVGVLFPLTGNAAAAGQASKAAVEVAVDIVNNAHPELANIPLAKDAGIPGLGGAKIELTVIDHQGNPSVAQQQALRLINQDKMQVLFGAYQSSCTFTATPVAERNGIPFVVGDSAAGNITQRGYKTLFRCTPIASDFADAYMRFFADMNKAGHTVKSVAVVNENTDYGTSVGDAVEAAAKKAGLTVSNRIPYPASATDVSAQVLQMKEKQPDVIIFISYTADSILYMKTMKNLDYMPPMVLGDDSGFSDPSFVPAVKDIAQGVMNRSAWDIGKPGSTTSKINDMYKAKTQRDLDDTSGRNMQAMLVLADALNRAASTAPEKIIAALKATDLKPEQLMMGYRGVKFDDTGQNILASTYLIQLFGGDYKVVWPDANATEKLVWPMKGWK; translated from the coding sequence ATGAAACGTGGCGTCAATCGGCGCACGGTGCTTGCCGGCGCGGGTGCAGCCGCAACCGCAGCGGCCTCGGGCGTGCGCATCGCGCGTGCCGCCGACCCCGTGAAGGTCGGCGTGCTGTTTCCGCTGACCGGCAATGCGGCGGCAGCCGGGCAAGCCTCCAAGGCCGCGGTCGAGGTCGCGGTCGACATTGTCAACAACGCGCATCCCGAACTCGCCAATATCCCGCTCGCCAAGGACGCCGGCATTCCGGGTCTCGGCGGCGCGAAGATCGAACTGACGGTCATCGACCATCAGGGCAATCCCTCAGTGGCGCAGCAGCAGGCGCTCCGCCTCATCAACCAGGACAAGATGCAGGTGCTGTTCGGGGCTTATCAGTCGTCCTGCACGTTCACCGCGACGCCCGTCGCCGAGCGCAACGGCATTCCGTTCGTCGTCGGCGACAGCGCGGCGGGCAACATCACGCAGCGTGGCTACAAGACCCTGTTCCGCTGCACCCCGATCGCCAGCGATTTCGCGGACGCCTACATGCGGTTCTTCGCCGATATGAACAAGGCAGGCCACACCGTGAAGTCCGTCGCGGTGGTGAACGAGAACACCGACTACGGCACCTCGGTCGGCGACGCGGTCGAAGCCGCGGCGAAGAAGGCCGGCCTTACGGTGTCGAACCGCATCCCTTACCCTGCCAGCGCGACCGACGTTTCGGCGCAGGTGCTGCAGATGAAGGAGAAGCAGCCGGACGTCATCATCTTCATCAGCTACACGGCCGACTCGATCCTCTACATGAAGACGATGAAGAACCTCGACTACATGCCGCCGATGGTGCTTGGCGACGATAGCGGGTTCTCCGATCCGTCGTTTGTTCCGGCCGTGAAGGATATCGCGCAGGGCGTGATGAACCGCTCGGCCTGGGATATCGGCAAGCCGGGCTCGACCACGTCGAAGATCAACGACATGTACAAGGCGAAGACACAGCGCGATCTCGACGACACCTCGGGCCGCAACATGCAGGCGATGCTGGTGCTGGCCGACGCGCTCAATCGCGCGGCTTCGACCGCGCCCGAGAAGATCATCGCGGCGCTCAAGGCGACCGACCTCAAGCCGGAGCAGCTGATGATGGGCTATCGCGGCGTGAAGTTCGACGACACCGGGCAGAACATCCTCGCGTCGACCTACCTGATCCAGCTCTTCGGCGGCGACTACAAGGTCGTCTGGCCCGACGCCAACGCGACCGAAAAGCTGGTCTGGCCGATGAAGGGGTGGAAGTGA
- a CDS encoding NIPSNAP family protein yields MPYDVTIITVKPNRHMDALPGVERWLKANPRKGEFLACLFCDIGDLNQIMLLHHYASDADLAADRDNVARDANPYGCLELTEKRSTNTFHQFPFLPPLKAGSFGPIFEVRTYLLKPTGLPPTVAAWEKQAPVRMKLSPILAAMYSTTGEVTRFMHIWPYPDLITRANTRKTAIETKVWPPAGGPDQLLAMHNDIYLPAAFSPIR; encoded by the coding sequence ATGCCCTACGACGTGACGATCATCACGGTGAAGCCGAACCGGCACATGGATGCGCTGCCGGGCGTCGAGCGCTGGCTGAAGGCCAATCCGCGAAAGGGCGAATTCCTCGCCTGCCTGTTCTGCGACATCGGCGACCTCAACCAGATCATGCTGCTGCATCACTATGCGAGCGACGCCGATCTGGCGGCCGACCGCGACAACGTGGCGCGCGATGCCAATCCGTACGGCTGTCTTGAGCTTACCGAAAAGCGCTCGACCAACACGTTTCACCAATTTCCGTTCCTGCCGCCGCTGAAGGCAGGCAGCTTCGGGCCGATCTTCGAGGTGCGGACCTATCTGCTCAAGCCGACCGGCCTGCCCCCGACCGTCGCGGCCTGGGAAAAGCAGGCGCCCGTGCGGATGAAGCTCTCGCCCATCCTTGCCGCCATGTATTCGACCACCGGCGAGGTCACGCGCTTCATGCATATCTGGCCCTATCCGGACCTGATCACCCGCGCCAACACCCGGAAAACCGCAATTGAAACCAAGGTCTGGCCGCCTGCCGGGGGCCCCGACCAGCTTCTTGCGATGCACAACGACATCTATCTTCCGGCCGCATTCTCCCCTATTCGTTAG
- a CDS encoding NAD-dependent succinate-semialdehyde dehydrogenase codes for MSYTQLGLYIDGKWNHGNGGGGEDVLNPATQKPLAHLPHATAKDLDAALASAEAGFKVWKAKSAYDRSRIIKKAADLVRERADQIGRVMTQEQGKTFVEAKGEAVTSADIVEWFAEEGKRAYGRVIPSRNPTVRQMVVTEPVGVVAAFTPWNFPVLTPARKLAAALAAGCSIIIKASEETPGGCVELVKCFEDAGVPPGVINLVFGVPAKVSEHLIASPIVRKISFTGSVPVGKHLAQLAAKGMKRATMELGGHSPVVVFGDADPEKTADTISAFKYRNAGQVCISPTRFYVQETIYDRFLKRFTDNAKAIKLGDGLEKDTTMGPLANPRRLDAMDSFVADAKNRGGKVQTGGNRSGNQGYFFEPTVVTDVPDDSKIMTEEPFGPVAPIVTFKTFDEVVQRANSLEFGLAAYTFTSSPKTATAIGDALQSGMVGVNSVAISTPETPFGGIKDSGYGHEGGIEGLEVYMNKKFIAQA; via the coding sequence ATGTCTTACACCCAGCTCGGGCTTTACATCGACGGCAAGTGGAACCACGGCAACGGCGGCGGCGGCGAGGATGTGCTCAACCCCGCGACCCAGAAGCCGCTCGCGCACCTTCCGCACGCAACCGCCAAGGACCTCGACGCAGCGCTCGCGTCAGCGGAAGCCGGCTTCAAGGTCTGGAAGGCGAAGTCCGCCTACGACCGCAGCCGCATCATCAAGAAGGCTGCCGACCTCGTGCGCGAGCGCGCCGACCAGATCGGGCGCGTGATGACGCAGGAACAGGGCAAGACCTTTGTCGAGGCGAAAGGCGAGGCGGTCACCTCGGCCGATATCGTCGAGTGGTTCGCCGAGGAAGGGAAGCGCGCCTACGGCCGCGTCATCCCGAGCCGCAACCCGACGGTGCGGCAAATGGTCGTGACCGAACCGGTCGGCGTGGTGGCGGCGTTCACGCCGTGGAATTTCCCGGTGCTGACTCCGGCGCGCAAGCTCGCGGCCGCGCTCGCGGCCGGCTGCTCGATCATCATCAAGGCCTCTGAAGAAACGCCCGGCGGCTGCGTCGAGCTGGTGAAGTGCTTCGAGGACGCGGGCGTGCCGCCCGGCGTCATCAACCTCGTGTTCGGCGTGCCGGCGAAAGTCTCCGAGCACCTGATCGCCTCGCCGATCGTGCGCAAGATCTCCTTCACCGGCTCGGTGCCGGTCGGCAAGCACCTGGCCCAGCTCGCCGCCAAGGGCATGAAGCGCGCCACCATGGAGCTCGGCGGCCATTCGCCGGTCGTTGTGTTCGGCGATGCCGACCCGGAAAAGACCGCCGACACGATCTCGGCGTTCAAGTATCGCAACGCCGGACAGGTCTGCATCTCGCCGACGCGATTCTACGTGCAGGAGACGATCTACGACCGCTTCCTCAAGCGCTTCACCGACAACGCCAAGGCGATCAAGCTCGGCGACGGACTGGAGAAGGACACCACGATGGGTCCGCTCGCCAACCCGCGCCGGCTCGATGCGATGGACTCATTCGTCGCGGACGCCAAGAACCGCGGCGGCAAGGTCCAGACCGGTGGCAACCGCTCCGGCAATCAGGGCTACTTCTTCGAGCCGACCGTCGTCACCGACGTGCCGGACGATTCCAAGATCATGACCGAGGAGCCGTTCGGCCCCGTCGCGCCGATCGTCACCTTCAAGACGTTCGACGAGGTGGTGCAGCGCGCGAACTCGCTCGAGTTCGGGCTCGCGGCCTATACCTTCACCTCCTCGCCGAAGACCGCGACCGCCATCGGCGATGCGCTCCAATCCGGCATGGTCGGCGTGAACTCGGTCGCGATCTCGACGCCCGAGACGCCGTTCGGCGGCATCAAGGACTCCGGTTACGGCCACGAAGGCGGCATCGAAGGCCTCGAAGTGTACATGAACAAGAAGTTCATCGCGCAGGCGTAA
- a CDS encoding histidine phosphatase family protein, which translates to MTQVIDLLGYERIAHHASAHTFAPKRQRFIFVRHGETEGNRNKIYQLPHTPLNETGEGQAVLAAKALAATRIGRLVASPMARAWRTASLIAHEHKMHPEVDGALSERFYVSLWDKPIKGAFNWDWDPDGCEPLSTFVHRAAVSVMRILEDDTADGETVIVAHGGILLVTCALTQATLDHSHRRNAVPLRFARENGAWTATPL; encoded by the coding sequence ATGACCCAGGTCATCGACCTCCTCGGCTACGAGCGCATCGCGCATCATGCATCGGCACACACCTTCGCGCCGAAGCGCCAGCGTTTCATCTTCGTGCGCCACGGCGAAACCGAGGGCAACCGCAACAAGATTTACCAGCTTCCGCACACGCCGCTGAACGAAACCGGCGAAGGCCAGGCAGTGCTTGCCGCCAAGGCGCTTGCGGCAACGCGCATCGGCAGGCTGGTGGCGAGCCCGATGGCGCGCGCCTGGCGCACCGCGAGCCTGATCGCGCACGAACACAAGATGCATCCCGAGGTGGACGGCGCCCTCTCCGAGCGCTTCTACGTCAGCCTGTGGGATAAGCCGATCAAGGGCGCCTTCAACTGGGACTGGGATCCGGACGGTTGCGAGCCGCTCTCAACCTTCGTGCATCGCGCAGCGGTGAGCGTGATGCGCATCCTGGAAGACGACACGGCGGACGGCGAGACCGTGATCGTGGCTCATGGCGGCATTTTACTCGTGACCTGCGCGTTGACGCAGGCGACGCTCGATCATTCACATCGTCGAAACGCGGTTCCGCTGCGCTTTGCGCGCGAAAACGGCGCATGGACCGCGACGCCGTTGTGA
- a CDS encoding thiamine pyrophosphate-binding protein: MAEPIERPLPSLANAPAFGSDVIADTLRALDIPYIALNPGASYRGLHDSLVNYLGNSAPQMLLCLHEESAVAIAHGYAKVTGRAMAAAVHSNVGLMHATMAVFNAWCDRMPVLVLGATGPVDAVKRRPWIDWIHTARDQGALVRPYTKWDDQPASPGAAREALMRAMWMANTTPQGPVYVNLDAEMQEAALAEPLAPVDAARFMPPVASAPDASAVAKAAALLKAAKNIVMLIGRTSRNESAWAARVKLAEATGARVITCLKTAASFPTDHPLHLGAPSVLTPDAEGLAALAKADAILSLDWVDLAGTLKAAKAPAANANVISVTLDHQIHNGWSMDHQGLAPVDLMLAADPEQAVPLLVQALGDMPKPTFAPLVPNEVRYPDGPLTVEHLARALRDAVGDNPVSLTHLPLSWNGAWWPFRHPLDFLGSDGGGGLGAGPGHTVGAALALKGTGRIAIGICGDGDFLMGATALWTAEHYRIPLLIVVANNRSFYNDEVHQERVARMRNRPVENKWIGQRISDPDIDLAQLAHAQGARGFGPVDDVRRLEPMLAEAIAVVEAGGVAVVDVRVAPGYTPAMTAAVSNAERKA, encoded by the coding sequence ATGGCTGAGCCGATCGAACGCCCCCTGCCCTCACTGGCGAACGCGCCGGCGTTCGGCAGTGACGTCATCGCCGACACACTGCGCGCGCTCGACATCCCCTACATTGCGCTGAACCCGGGCGCGAGCTATCGCGGCCTGCATGACTCGCTCGTGAACTACCTGGGCAATTCCGCGCCGCAGATGTTGCTGTGCCTGCACGAGGAGAGCGCGGTCGCGATCGCGCACGGCTACGCCAAGGTGACCGGCCGCGCGATGGCGGCGGCGGTCCATTCCAATGTCGGGTTGATGCACGCCACCATGGCGGTCTTCAACGCCTGGTGCGACCGCATGCCCGTGCTGGTACTCGGCGCGACCGGACCGGTCGACGCCGTGAAGCGCCGGCCGTGGATCGACTGGATCCACACCGCGCGCGACCAGGGCGCGCTGGTGCGCCCCTATACCAAATGGGACGACCAGCCGGCTTCGCCCGGCGCCGCGCGTGAAGCGCTGATGCGGGCGATGTGGATGGCGAACACCACCCCGCAGGGTCCGGTTTATGTGAACCTCGACGCCGAGATGCAGGAGGCTGCGCTGGCGGAGCCACTGGCGCCGGTCGATGCGGCGCGTTTCATGCCGCCGGTCGCAAGTGCACCCGATGCAAGTGCCGTCGCGAAGGCGGCCGCCCTGCTCAAGGCCGCTAAGAACATCGTCATGCTGATCGGGCGCACCTCGCGCAACGAGAGCGCATGGGCTGCGCGCGTCAAACTCGCCGAAGCGACCGGCGCCCGCGTCATCACCTGCCTGAAAACGGCAGCGAGCTTCCCGACCGATCATCCGTTGCATCTCGGCGCACCCTCGGTGCTCACTCCCGATGCCGAAGGGCTGGCAGCGCTCGCGAAGGCCGACGCGATCCTCAGTCTCGACTGGGTCGATCTCGCCGGCACACTGAAGGCCGCCAAGGCACCAGCCGCCAACGCGAACGTCATCAGCGTCACGCTCGACCACCAGATCCACAATGGCTGGAGCATGGACCATCAGGGCCTGGCGCCAGTCGATCTGATGCTCGCGGCTGATCCGGAGCAGGCGGTGCCGTTATTGGTGCAGGCGCTTGGCGACATGCCGAAACCTACCTTCGCCCCCCTCGTCCCGAACGAGGTGCGCTATCCGGACGGCCCGCTCACGGTCGAACATCTCGCCCGCGCGTTGCGCGACGCGGTCGGCGACAATCCCGTTTCGCTCACCCACCTCCCCCTCTCCTGGAACGGCGCATGGTGGCCGTTCCGCCATCCGCTCGATTTCCTTGGGAGCGACGGCGGCGGCGGGCTCGGGGCGGGCCCCGGCCACACCGTCGGCGCAGCGCTCGCACTGAAGGGAACCGGGCGCATAGCGATCGGCATCTGCGGCGACGGCGACTTCCTGATGGGGGCAACGGCGCTCTGGACAGCGGAGCATTACCGCATTCCGCTGCTCATCGTGGTCGCGAACAATCGCTCGTTCTATAACGACGAAGTGCACCAGGAGCGCGTCGCGCGCATGCGCAACAGGCCCGTCGAGAACAAGTGGATCGGCCAGCGCATCAGCGATCCCGACATCGATCTGGCGCAACTCGCGCACGCGCAAGGGGCGCGCGGGTTCGGACCGGTCGATGACGTGCGCCGGCTCGAGCCGATGCTGGCCGAAGCCATCGCCGTCGTCGAGGCCGGTGGGGTCGCCGTCGTCGATGTGCGCGTCGCGCCCGGCTACACGCCGGCGATGACCGCAGCCGTCTCGAACGCCGAGAGGAAGGCGTGA
- a CDS encoding ABC transporter ATP-binding protein, with protein sequence MAVTRLDTAPRPAMAKSLLVVEDVTKNFETPDGVMTAVDHMSFDVAPGEFLAVIGPSGCGKSTLFNIIGGLLDGYDGRVSVAGETVQGPHASIGMVFQEESTFPWRTVTENVAFPLEIAGQPKAQRIERAKHFIDLVGLTGFEKRYPAELSGGMRQRVAIARTLASEPKILLMDEPFGALDEQTRLLLGDKVLQIQDRLKQTCLLITHNITEAVQLADRVLVMTYRPGKLKRMVPIELPRPRSSEIVSSDAFGRYVAQIWGDLREEASRGMRDDEQLRADRT encoded by the coding sequence ATGGCTGTCACGCGCCTCGACACAGCACCGCGCCCGGCCATGGCCAAGTCCCTGCTTGTCGTCGAGGACGTCACGAAAAACTTCGAAACGCCGGATGGCGTCATGACGGCGGTCGATCACATGTCGTTCGACGTGGCGCCCGGCGAATTCCTCGCCGTGATCGGCCCGTCCGGCTGCGGCAAGTCGACATTGTTCAACATCATCGGCGGATTGCTCGACGGCTACGATGGCCGCGTCAGCGTCGCGGGCGAGACGGTCCAGGGACCACACGCCTCGATCGGCATGGTGTTCCAGGAGGAGTCGACATTCCCGTGGCGCACCGTCACCGAGAATGTCGCCTTTCCGCTCGAGATCGCAGGCCAGCCGAAAGCACAGCGCATCGAGCGCGCGAAACACTTCATCGACCTCGTCGGGCTCACCGGCTTCGAGAAGCGCTACCCGGCCGAGCTTTCCGGCGGCATGCGCCAGCGCGTCGCGATCGCGCGCACGCTCGCCTCCGAGCCGAAGATCCTGCTGATGGACGAGCCGTTCGGGGCGCTCGACGAGCAGACGCGCCTCCTGCTCGGCGACAAGGTCTTGCAGATCCAGGACCGGCTCAAGCAGACCTGCCTGCTCATTACGCACAACATCACCGAGGCGGTGCAGCTTGCCGACCGCGTGCTGGTGATGACCTACCGGCCGGGCAAGCTCAAGCGCATGGTGCCGATCGAGCTGCCGCGGCCGCGCTCATCCGAGATCGTGTCGAGCGACGCCTTCGGCCGCTACGTCGCGCAGATCTGGGGCGACCTGCGCGAGGAAGCAAGCCGCGGCATGCGCGACGACGAACAACTTCGCGCGGACCGGACATGA
- a CDS encoding ABC transporter permease subunit, with the protein MTARAQNNLVPFVLGFGTLIAAVLLFEVLIRVGVINRFIVPMPSQIAGAFHRVITEEDIPHRFLVTAREALWATLLLAVFGIGIGVLLYRVKLLREATETWVAAFASAPTVLMYPLFLVIFGRSEKTIIMMGFVAGLPAVILKTIEGLAGTRAVLVNVGRSFKLSEVQLFWKIYFPAAMPTIFVGMRLGMIFALINIVGVEFLINFGGLGQLINDLAERYDLPGTYAAICFVILVSVIFFFLTDRLEQWLRPAD; encoded by the coding sequence ATGACCGCGCGTGCGCAAAACAATCTGGTGCCGTTCGTGCTCGGGTTCGGCACGCTGATCGCTGCGGTCCTGCTGTTCGAGGTGCTGATCCGCGTCGGGGTCATCAACCGCTTCATCGTGCCGATGCCCTCGCAGATCGCGGGCGCCTTCCATCGTGTCATCACCGAAGAAGACATCCCGCATCGGTTTCTGGTCACCGCGCGCGAGGCCTTGTGGGCAACCCTCCTGCTCGCCGTCTTCGGCATCGGCATCGGCGTGCTGCTCTACCGGGTGAAGCTGTTGCGCGAGGCGACCGAAACCTGGGTCGCGGCGTTTGCTTCTGCGCCGACGGTCCTGATGTATCCGCTGTTCCTGGTCATCTTCGGCCGTAGCGAAAAGACCATCATCATGATGGGCTTCGTGGCGGGCCTGCCCGCCGTGATCCTGAAGACCATTGAAGGCCTCGCCGGCACGCGCGCCGTGCTGGTGAATGTCGGGCGCAGCTTCAAGTTGTCCGAAGTGCAGCTGTTCTGGAAAATCTACTTCCCGGCCGCGATGCCGACGATCTTCGTCGGGATGCGGCTCGGCATGATCTTCGCGCTGATCAACATCGTGGGCGTCGAGTTCCTGATCAATTTCGGGGGGCTCGGCCAGCTCATCAACGACCTCGCGGAACGCTATGACCTGCCCGGCACCTATGCGGCGATCTGTTTCGTGATTCTGGTCAGCGTCATCTTCTTCTTTCTCACCGACAGGCTGGAACAATGGCTGAGACCGGCCGACTGA
- a CDS encoding ABC transporter permease produces the protein MAETGRLTAPAAPLLAPVTLVRVAIIAAVLVTWEAVAVSGLLFRDVVPSLTVIGRALAELLMDKTYYWHLGVTAGEIGIAMLIGGLAGLAVGILLGSNKLLSRAYEAYLYYLGPTPKIIFFPVMIMWFGVGPGSKVAMGTISCFFPVALSAAAGMRQISPILIRVGESFRASTWQMVMKIYLPAMRLPILNGVRLGLGVAIIGTLLAETKLSNRGIGFLIINAYSTFNMPRMYALLIVLFVLSIGVNALVGRFGGVDAIRR, from the coding sequence ATGGCTGAGACCGGCCGACTGACCGCGCCCGCGGCGCCGCTGCTTGCGCCCGTCACGCTGGTGCGCGTCGCGATCATCGCGGCTGTGCTGGTGACCTGGGAGGCCGTCGCCGTATCCGGCCTGCTGTTCCGCGACGTGGTCCCGTCGCTCACGGTGATCGGCCGCGCGCTCGCCGAGCTGCTCATGGACAAAACCTACTACTGGCATCTCGGCGTCACGGCTGGCGAGATCGGCATCGCGATGCTGATCGGTGGACTGGCCGGCCTCGCGGTCGGCATCCTGCTCGGCAGCAACAAGCTGCTCAGCCGCGCCTATGAGGCTTACCTCTATTATCTCGGGCCGACGCCGAAGATCATCTTCTTTCCCGTCATGATCATGTGGTTCGGGGTCGGTCCCGGATCGAAAGTCGCGATGGGCACGATCTCGTGCTTCTTCCCCGTCGCGCTCAGCGCGGCGGCCGGCATGCGGCAGATCAGTCCCATTCTCATTCGCGTGGGCGAGAGCTTCCGCGCCTCGACGTGGCAGATGGTGATGAAAATCTACCTGCCGGCGATGCGCCTGCCGATCCTCAACGGCGTGCGGCTCGGGCTCGGCGTCGCGATCATCGGCACGCTGCTCGCCGAGACCAAGCTCTCCAACCGCGGCATCGGATTTCTCATCATCAATGCCTATTCGACCTTCAATATGCCGCGCATGTACGCGCTGCTCATCGTATTGTTCGTGCTCTCGATCGGCGTGAACGCGCTGGTCGGACGGTTCGGGGGCGTCGACGCGATCAGGAGATAG
- a CDS encoding ABC transporter substrate-binding protein, with protein sequence MKRLLILPALLGALVAPAEADDLVKVAIGQRGNWDTAVFHLGDKAGIFKKHGITQELLYTSGGGETQQAVLSGSVDVGAAAGIMGVLGAYSKGAPVRILGAQATGAADFWYAKTDSGIAKLQDTDGKTIAYSTNGSSTHSVVLAFIKDFGLKAKPTATGNPSATLTAVMSGQVDVGWASPPFGFKQLEENAIRIVAKANDAPMVRGQTIRLLITNTDTLVKRKDVLARFMDAYRETVDYMYSGNPQVMKDYAEFVGVAEPVAKRVRDEFFPKSLLDPDEIKGLDVIVPEAVTLKYTAAPLTKEQLGELIQIPPRRK encoded by the coding sequence ATGAAACGCCTGCTGATATTGCCTGCCCTGCTCGGCGCGCTGGTGGCGCCAGCGGAGGCCGACGACCTCGTGAAGGTCGCGATCGGCCAGCGCGGCAACTGGGACACCGCCGTGTTCCATCTCGGCGACAAGGCCGGCATCTTCAAGAAGCACGGCATCACACAGGAATTGCTCTATACCTCCGGCGGCGGCGAGACGCAGCAGGCCGTGCTCTCCGGCTCGGTCGATGTCGGCGCGGCAGCCGGCATCATGGGTGTGCTGGGTGCCTATTCGAAAGGCGCGCCGGTGCGCATTCTCGGCGCGCAGGCGACCGGTGCCGCGGATTTCTGGTACGCCAAGACGGACTCCGGCATCGCGAAACTGCAGGACACCGACGGCAAGACCATCGCGTACTCGACCAACGGCTCCTCGACGCATTCGGTCGTGCTTGCCTTCATCAAGGACTTTGGCCTCAAGGCCAAACCGACCGCCACCGGCAATCCCTCCGCCACGCTCACCGCGGTAATGTCCGGCCAGGTCGACGTCGGCTGGGCCTCGCCGCCGTTCGGCTTCAAGCAACTGGAAGAGAACGCGATCCGCATTGTCGCCAAGGCGAACGACGCGCCGATGGTGCGCGGTCAGACCATCCGGCTGCTGATCACGAACACCGACACGCTCGTCAAGCGCAAGGACGTGCTGGCGCGCTTCATGGACGCCTACCGCGAGACGGTCGACTACATGTACAGCGGCAATCCCCAGGTCATGAAGGACTATGCGGAGTTCGTCGGCGTCGCGGAGCCGGTAGCGAAGCGGGTGCGCGACGAGTTCTTTCCCAAGTCGCTGCTCGATCCCGACGAGATCAAGGGGCTGGACGTGATCGTTCCCGAGGCGGTCACGCTAAAGTACACGGCCGCGCCGCTCACCAAGGAGCAACTCGGCGAGCTGATCCAGATTCCGCCGCGCAGGAAGTAA
- a CDS encoding aldehyde dehydrogenase family protein, whose protein sequence is MNAPAKIDTTLKLPVNRTCYYGGAWHAPKSGREADTINPGTGESLGKVADAGAADVDAAVAAAKAAFKEWRNVLPLERARMLRRIAEVLRKHAQELAMIDAADCGNPVAEMVSDAMVAAAQTEFFAGLVTEMKGASIPMGPNVVNFSVREPRGVVGRIIPFNHPFMFCAGKSAAPIAAGNTVVVKPPEQSPLSSLRLAELIDGILPPGVFNVVPGGKEVGAALARHKDVAMVALIGSVPTGRAVMRAASDTVKPVMLELGGKNALIAYPDADVDEVAGAVIAGMNFTWCGQSCGSTSRAFIHAKIYDAVLARVKEKVAHFKPGIPTDPATTMGAIVSKVQFDRVMTYIESAKQEGARLIAGGGPPNDPKLAKGFYVEPTVFADVTMGMRIAREEIFGPVLGVFKWSDEARMLEEVNMVEYGLTCSIWTNDISTAHRTASQVEAGFVWINEIGKHFLGVPFGGVKQSGIGREEGFEEMLAFTHEKNIHVRLRPQQR, encoded by the coding sequence ATGAACGCGCCCGCCAAGATCGACACGACGCTCAAGCTCCCGGTCAACCGCACCTGCTACTACGGCGGCGCGTGGCATGCGCCAAAGTCAGGCCGCGAGGCCGACACGATCAATCCCGGCACCGGTGAATCGCTCGGCAAGGTGGCCGACGCGGGGGCGGCCGATGTCGATGCGGCCGTTGCCGCCGCCAAAGCCGCATTCAAGGAATGGCGCAACGTGCTGCCGCTCGAGCGCGCCAGGATGCTGCGCCGCATCGCCGAAGTGCTGCGCAAGCATGCGCAAGAACTGGCGATGATCGATGCCGCCGACTGCGGCAATCCGGTCGCTGAGATGGTCAGCGACGCGATGGTCGCCGCCGCCCAGACCGAGTTCTTCGCGGGCCTCGTCACCGAGATGAAGGGCGCCTCGATCCCGATGGGGCCGAATGTCGTGAATTTTTCGGTGCGCGAGCCGCGCGGCGTTGTCGGGCGCATCATCCCGTTCAACCACCCGTTCATGTTCTGCGCGGGCAAGTCCGCCGCGCCGATCGCGGCGGGAAACACGGTGGTGGTGAAGCCGCCCGAGCAATCGCCGCTCTCCTCGCTGCGCCTTGCCGAGCTGATCGACGGCATCCTGCCGCCCGGCGTGTTCAACGTGGTACCCGGCGGCAAGGAGGTCGGCGCCGCGCTCGCCCGACACAAGGATGTCGCGATGGTGGCGCTGATCGGCAGCGTGCCGACCGGGCGTGCCGTGATGCGCGCCGCCTCCGACACCGTGAAGCCCGTGATGCTGGAGCTTGGCGGCAAGAACGCGCTGATCGCCTATCCGGACGCCGACGTGGACGAGGTCGCGGGCGCGGTGATCGCCGGCATGAACTTCACCTGGTGCGGCCAGTCCTGCGGCTCGACCAGCCGCGCCTTCATCCATGCGAAGATCTACGATGCCGTGCTGGCGCGCGTGAAGGAGAAGGTCGCCCACTTCAAGCCGGGCATCCCGACCGATCCGGCCACCACCATGGGCGCCATCGTCTCCAAAGTGCAGTTCGATCGCGTGATGACTTACATCGAGTCCGCGAAGCAGGAAGGTGCGCGGCTGATCGCCGGCGGCGGACCGCCGAACGATCCGAAACTCGCGAAAGGCTTCTATGTCGAGCCGACCGTGTTCGCCGATGTGACCATGGGCATGCGCATCGCGCGCGAGGAAATCTTCGGGCCCGTGCTCGGCGTGTTCAAATGGTCGGACGAGGCGAGAATGCTCGAGGAGGTGAACATGGTCGAATACGGCCTCACCTGCTCGATCTGGACCAACGATATCTCGACCGCGCACCGCACCGCCTCGCAGGTCGAGGCCGGCTTCGTATGGATCAACGAAATCGGCAAGCATTTCCTTGGCGTCCCGTTCGGCGGCGTGAAGCAGTCCGGTATCGGGCGCGAGGAAGGCTTCGAGGAAATGCTCGCCTTCACGCACGAGAAGAACATTCACGTGCGGCTGCGGCCCCAGCAGCGCTAG